Below is a window of Vicinamibacteria bacterium DNA.
GCCTGGAGAGGAGATCCCGGGCGCGCTCGACGTGCTCCTCGGGCACGTGAATCTCGACCCGGCCGAGCCCATCGAGGGTCAAGCCGTGAGTCTTGCGAAGGCTCTCACCAAGGAAGATGGAGGGGATGTCGTTTGCCTCGAG
It encodes the following:
- a CDS encoding DUF2007 domain-containing protein yields the protein MSKDDTTLVYTTSGEIEAQQIRAFLEANDIPSIFLGESLRKTHGLTLDGLGRVEIHVPEEHVERARDLLSRLDAGEFALDESDEPDESDEPE